In Anaerolineales bacterium, one genomic interval encodes:
- a CDS encoding FAD-binding oxidoreductase yields the protein MTEGDVSPAWIEKPPPSRSYRSLFKWGDPAGYRHPNRGMLAVLKETLGMDDADFAQPRRTGFEPFDAAEKCGLDEAHLRALEAIAGAENVSTATYDRTRASYAGAAIDALRLRAHVVENLPDVVLAPRSAEEVRAVVEYCSRERIPLYVRGAGSGVTRGAEAVKGGVSLDMGRHMKRVVSFNETDQMITVEAGMTGPDLEAILNAAPERLGARRRYTCGHFPQSFLYSSVGGWVVTRGAGQNSTYYGKIEDIVLAQEYATPRGRLSTPGFPRCATGPNIDQILMGSEGCFGVLTAATLRVFRHAPRNTRRFSFLFPSWEEGLDAARESLQGEFGLPSVFRLSDPEETDVALRMYHIHGTPADSLLRALGYTPMRRCLMLGSADGDADYARTVKRKISALARSRGAFPLTLFGVTRRWEKTRFTDPYLREDLMDFGIMIDTLECAARWDQIPAVHAQVRAFVKSRPRTICMTHLSHAYPQGANLYFIFIARAADIGEYLKIQYGVLEAIRKSGAAMSHHHGIGKQTAPWLEEQIGTACLDAVRALKTHFDPGGVLNPGGTLGLDLSAEQREKRWGMRE from the coding sequence ATGACTGAAGGCGACGTCTCCCCTGCTTGGATCGAAAAGCCCCCGCCGTCCCGTTCCTACCGTTCGCTCTTCAAATGGGGCGATCCGGCCGGATACCGGCACCCGAACCGCGGGATGCTGGCGGTGCTGAAGGAAACCCTGGGGATGGACGATGCGGATTTCGCCCAGCCGCGGCGCACCGGCTTCGAACCGTTCGATGCCGCGGAGAAGTGCGGATTGGATGAGGCGCATCTGCGGGCGCTGGAGGCGATCGCCGGGGCGGAGAACGTCAGCACCGCGACCTACGACCGCACCCGCGCCTCCTACGCCGGGGCGGCGATCGACGCGCTGCGGCTGCGCGCGCACGTCGTCGAAAACCTTCCGGATGTGGTGCTGGCGCCGCGCAGCGCGGAGGAAGTCCGGGCAGTTGTGGAGTATTGCAGCCGGGAGCGGATCCCGCTTTACGTGCGCGGCGCCGGCTCGGGGGTGACCCGCGGCGCGGAGGCGGTCAAGGGCGGGGTAAGCCTCGACATGGGCCGGCACATGAAGCGGGTCGTTTCTTTTAATGAGACCGACCAGATGATCACCGTCGAGGCCGGGATGACGGGGCCGGACCTTGAGGCGATCCTCAACGCCGCACCGGAACGGCTCGGGGCCCGGCGGCGCTACACTTGCGGCCATTTTCCGCAATCGTTCCTGTATTCCAGCGTCGGCGGCTGGGTGGTGACGCGCGGCGCGGGGCAGAATTCGACCTACTACGGCAAGATCGAGGATATCGTCCTAGCCCAGGAATACGCCACGCCGCGCGGCCGACTCTCCACGCCGGGCTTTCCGCGCTGCGCCACCGGACCGAACATCGATCAGATTCTGATGGGCTCGGAAGGCTGTTTCGGCGTGCTCACCGCGGCCACCCTGCGCGTCTTCCGGCATGCGCCGCGGAACACCCGCCGCTTCAGCTTCCTGTTTCCGAGTTGGGAGGAGGGGCTCGACGCGGCGCGCGAATCGCTGCAGGGCGAGTTCGGCCTGCCCTCGGTCTTCCGCCTCTCGGATCCGGAGGAGACCGACGTGGCGCTGCGGATGTACCACATCCACGGCACGCCGGCGGACAGCCTGCTGCGGGCGCTCGGCTACACGCCGATGCGGCGCTGCCTGATGCTCGGATCGGCCGACGGCGACGCGGACTACGCGCGCACGGTGAAGCGGAAAATTTCCGCCCTGGCGCGGAGCCGCGGCGCGTTCCCGCTCACTCTCTTCGGGGTGACCCGCAGGTGGGAGAAGACCCGCTTCACCGACCCCTACTTGCGCGAGGACCTGATGGACTTCGGGATCATGATCGACACGCTCGAGTGCGCCGCGCGCTGGGACCAGATCCCCGCCGTGCACGCGCAAGTGCGCGCCTTTGTCAAGAGCCGGCCGCGGACTATCTGCATGACCCATCTTTCCCACGCCTATCCGCAGGGCGCCAACCTGTATTTCATCTTCATCGCCCGCGCCGCCGACATCGGGGAATACCTGAAGATCCAGTATGGCGTGCTGGAGGCGATCCGGAAATCCGGCGCGGCGATGAGCCACCATCATGGAATCGGCAAGCAGACCGCGCCATGGCTGGAAGAACAAATCGGAACGGCCTGCCTCGACGCGGTCCGGGCGCTCAAAACGCACTTCGACCCGGGCGGCGTGCTCAATCCCGGCGGGACCCTCGGGCTGGACCTGAGCGCGGAGCAGCGCGAGAAGCGGTGGGGGATGCGGGAATGA
- a CDS encoding FGGY-family carbohydrate kinase has translation MTPENLLAIDNGTQSVRALIFDPRGNLLAKQRVPYEPYYSAAPGLAEQDPNVYWDALCKACQGLWRMDGVDRSSIAAAAVTTQRSTMINIDKDGKPLRPAIVWLDQRRTEGLAPVGGLWGAAFALAGASETVAYLQAEAEWNWIRTNQPEVAEKTHKYLFLSGYLVHRLTGKYVDSVASQVGYMPFDYQKQAWAAGWDWKWQALPISRDLLVELVPAAGVLGEITPEAAEATGIPAGLPLIAAAADKACEVLGAGCIQPEFGCLSFGTSATINTTHRRYVEITPLIPPYPSAVPGAYDLELQINRGYWMVNWFKNEFGLREQRIAEERGVEPETLFDELVNSVPPGSQGLVLQPYWSPGLRSPGPEARGAIVGFGDVHTRAHIYRAILEGLAYALREGAERTAKRSGVPIRALRVAGGGSQSRAAMQITANVFGLPASRPHVYEASGLGAAIDAAVGAGVHPDFPTAVREMTRIRDTFEPDPYFHEVYEELYREAYLKLYARLRPLYQAIRSIR, from the coding sequence ATGACGCCTGAGAACCTGCTCGCCATCGACAACGGAACCCAAAGCGTGCGCGCGCTGATTTTCGATCCGCGCGGGAACCTGCTCGCCAAACAGCGGGTGCCGTACGAGCCGTATTACTCGGCCGCGCCCGGGCTGGCCGAGCAGGATCCGAATGTGTATTGGGATGCGTTGTGCAAGGCCTGCCAGGGGTTGTGGCGGATGGATGGCGTCGACCGGTCCAGCATCGCCGCGGCGGCGGTGACCACCCAGCGTTCGACGATGATCAACATAGACAAAGACGGCAAGCCGCTGCGGCCGGCGATCGTCTGGCTCGACCAGCGCCGGACCGAGGGCCTGGCTCCGGTGGGCGGCTTGTGGGGCGCGGCGTTCGCCCTGGCCGGGGCGAGCGAGACGGTGGCCTACCTGCAGGCCGAGGCGGAGTGGAATTGGATCCGCACGAACCAGCCGGAAGTGGCGGAGAAGACCCATAAATACCTGTTCCTCTCCGGCTATTTGGTCCACCGGTTAACCGGCAAGTATGTCGATTCGGTGGCCAGCCAGGTGGGGTACATGCCGTTCGATTATCAGAAGCAGGCTTGGGCGGCCGGTTGGGATTGGAAGTGGCAAGCCCTGCCGATCAGCCGGGACCTGTTGGTGGAGCTCGTGCCGGCGGCCGGGGTGCTGGGAGAAATCACGCCGGAGGCGGCGGAAGCCACCGGAATCCCCGCCGGCCTGCCGCTGATCGCCGCCGCGGCCGACAAGGCCTGCGAGGTGCTCGGTGCCGGATGCATCCAACCGGAATTCGGCTGCCTAAGCTTCGGCACCTCGGCCACGATCAACACCACCCACCGGCGCTACGTCGAAATCACTCCGCTGATCCCGCCCTATCCTTCGGCGGTGCCCGGCGCCTACGACCTGGAGCTGCAGATCAACCGCGGCTACTGGATGGTGAATTGGTTCAAGAACGAGTTCGGCCTGCGCGAGCAGCGGATCGCGGAGGAGCGCGGGGTGGAGCCGGAAACGCTGTTCGACGAGCTGGTGAACTCGGTCCCGCCCGGCTCGCAGGGCCTGGTGCTGCAACCCTACTGGTCGCCGGGCTTGCGCTCGCCCGGCCCGGAGGCGCGCGGTGCGATCGTGGGCTTCGGCGACGTGCACACCCGCGCCCACATCTACCGCGCGATCCTCGAAGGGCTGGCCTACGCGCTGCGCGAGGGGGCCGAGCGCACCGCCAAGCGCAGCGGGGTTCCGATCCGCGCGCTGCGCGTGGCGGGCGGGGGGAGCCAGAGCCGGGCGGCGATGCAGATCACCGCCAACGTCTTCGGCCTGCCCGCCAGCCGGCCGCACGTCTACGAGGCCAGCGGACTGGGGGCTGCGATCGACGCGGCCGTCGGCGCCGGGGTGCATCCGGATTTCCCCACGGCGGTGAGGGAGATGACCCGCATCCGCGACACCTTCGAACCCGACCCGTACTTCCACGAGGTATACGAGGAGCTGTACCGGGAAGCCTACCTGAAGCTGTATGCGCGGCTGCGGCCGCTGTATCAGGCGATCCGCAGCATCCGCTGA
- a CDS encoding HEAT repeat domain-containing protein — MNPEDPPLPETVENPRAVSSLLKRMEFGRDTRSESAAGIRCRAVKELAETRDRRAVPALIRALEDPDLYVCMTAATKLGEIGDRRAVRPLLKALRRPAQWEELRSAAGENLGRIGDERIVPVLVKLLNHKDVFIVDGAIIGLAVIGGPGLAPLVRALQHRNPQVRARAAMELGYCSDPCILEGLLSLLSDGSAKVRFRSAQALGEIGDGRAREPLRKATADPDPDVRATAVRALGCLEGTDAREAMGTFAGSQDPGIRRAAFEALWLIDGMTRALIRKALTDPDPGVRWMTGRAIQTGFPPIPAMRDRPLPKISWRPETRAEEIDFWIATEQWERCACAGPEALDPILEAFPQCESCDPDPARSVLRLLQENAVPWEQRRKAVHWLRGEPAGGKRRRMMDLSAGGMRDGGADLPGTF; from the coding sequence ATGAATCCCGAAGATCCGCCGCTTCCGGAAACCGTCGAAAACCCGCGCGCTGTATCCTCCCTCCTGAAGCGGATGGAATTCGGAAGGGACACAAGAAGCGAATCCGCGGCCGGGATCCGTTGCCGCGCCGTGAAGGAGTTGGCCGAGACGCGCGATCGGCGGGCGGTGCCGGCGTTGATCCGCGCGCTGGAGGACCCGGATCTGTACGTATGCATGACCGCGGCGACGAAGCTGGGCGAGATCGGCGACCGGCGCGCCGTCCGTCCGCTGCTCAAAGCGCTGCGGCGGCCCGCCCAATGGGAGGAATTGCGCTCCGCGGCGGGGGAAAACCTGGGAAGGATCGGCGACGAGCGGATCGTACCGGTATTGGTGAAGCTGCTGAACCATAAGGACGTTTTCATCGTCGACGGCGCAATCATCGGTTTGGCGGTGATCGGCGGACCCGGTTTGGCTCCCCTGGTGCGGGCGCTGCAGCACCGGAATCCGCAGGTTCGCGCCAGGGCCGCCATGGAATTGGGTTATTGCAGCGATCCCTGCATCTTGGAAGGTTTGCTTTCGCTTCTCAGCGACGGATCGGCCAAAGTCCGGTTTCGGTCGGCGCAGGCGCTGGGTGAAATTGGCGACGGGCGGGCGCGGGAGCCGCTGCGCAAAGCAACCGCGGATCCCGATCCCGACGTGCGCGCCACCGCGGTCCGCGCGCTCGGTTGTTTGGAGGGAACGGACGCGCGGGAGGCGATGGGGACGTTCGCCGGGTCGCAGGATCCGGGGATCCGGAGGGCCGCCTTCGAAGCGCTGTGGCTCATCGACGGGATGACCCGCGCGCTGATCCGCAAGGCGCTGACGGATCCGGACCCCGGCGTGCGGTGGATGACCGGCCGGGCGATCCAAACCGGGTTCCCGCCGATTCCCGCGATGCGCGATCGGCCGCTGCCGAAGATTTCCTGGCGGCCGGAAACCCGCGCCGAGGAGATCGATTTTTGGATTGCGACCGAGCAATGGGAGCGATGCGCCTGTGCGGGGCCGGAGGCTCTCGATCCGATCCTGGAGGCGTTTCCGCAGTGCGAATCATGCGATCCGGACCCGGCCCGGTCGGTGCTGCGGCTTCTCCAGGAAAACGCGGTTCCCTGGGAACAGCGGCGGAAAGCGGTCCATTGGCTGCGCGGCGAGCCGGCCGGCGGAAAGCGCCGGCGGATGATGGATTTATCGGCGGGAGGGATGCGGGATGGGGGCGCTGATCTACCCGGCACTTTCTGA
- a CDS encoding GHMP kinase, translated as MKLFVPGRICLFGEHSDWAGGYRRINADIEKGYTLICGTDQGIYAEVEPHPTSLVLSSTTRDGKLHGPQEIPMHPKALLEEAEKGGFWSYIAGVAYQVLTNHHVRGLTLHNYQTDLPIRKGLSSSAAVSVLAARAFNRVYDLKLTVRGEMELAYMGEITTPSRCGRMDQGCAFGNHPVLMTFDGDRMDTETLTVEKELYFVVVDLQSKKDTMEILNRLNRSYPIAENEVERGVHELLGPLNKRIVHEAAKALHEGDAERLGTLMTEAQALFDQYAAPACPEELTAPVLHNTLSHPRLQPHVWGGKGVGSQGDGTAQFVARSPADQQAVIRILERDLKLSALALTIRPTQPIRRAVLPAAGFGTRLFPASKATKKELFPVVDRDGIAKPAILYAVQEALDAGIEEIIVIVQPDDLDDFRAFFNDPVSVENFNKLPRHFQEYSGRILDIGKRVTFVVQKNQEGFGHAIHCAREAVGGEPFLLMLSDHLYRSAGEKTCATQLIEAYQRYGTNILGLRSTPEERIANYGTVGGVWIEDDRVLNISEFAEKPTVDYARTNLRAPGMPEGEYLTVFGLYIVKPGIFEILEDHIRNNVRERGEFQLTSALDRLRREDGFYGLIMDGTRFDIGLPDAYLESLAAFRRG; from the coding sequence ATGAAGCTCTTCGTACCGGGACGCATCTGCCTGTTCGGCGAACATTCGGATTGGGCCGGCGGCTACCGCCGGATCAACGCCGACATCGAAAAGGGCTACACGCTGATCTGCGGCACCGATCAGGGGATCTACGCCGAAGTCGAGCCGCACCCCACCTCGCTTGTCCTCTCCTCCACCACCCGCGATGGAAAACTGCACGGCCCGCAGGAGATTCCGATGCACCCCAAGGCCCTGCTGGAAGAGGCCGAGAAGGGCGGATTCTGGAGCTACATCGCCGGCGTGGCCTACCAGGTTCTCACCAACCACCACGTTCGCGGGCTGACGCTCCACAACTACCAGACCGACCTGCCCATCCGCAAGGGGCTCTCCTCCAGCGCGGCGGTCAGCGTCCTGGCGGCGCGGGCCTTCAACCGGGTCTACGACCTCAAGCTCACCGTGCGCGGCGAAATGGAACTCGCCTACATGGGCGAGATCACCACCCCCTCCCGCTGCGGCCGGATGGACCAGGGCTGCGCCTTCGGCAACCACCCCGTGCTGATGACCTTCGACGGCGACCGGATGGACACCGAGACCCTGACGGTGGAGAAGGAGCTGTACTTCGTCGTCGTCGACCTGCAATCCAAAAAAGATACCATGGAGATTCTCAACCGCCTGAACCGCTCCTACCCGATCGCCGAGAACGAGGTCGAGCGCGGCGTGCACGAACTGCTCGGACCGCTCAACAAGCGCATCGTCCACGAGGCGGCAAAGGCGCTCCACGAGGGCGACGCCGAGCGGCTGGGCACGCTGATGACCGAAGCCCAGGCGCTGTTCGACCAATACGCCGCGCCCGCCTGCCCCGAGGAGCTCACCGCCCCCGTTCTGCACAATACCCTCTCCCACCCCAGACTCCAACCGCACGTCTGGGGGGGCAAGGGCGTCGGTTCGCAAGGCGACGGCACCGCGCAGTTCGTCGCCCGCAGCCCGGCGGACCAGCAGGCCGTGATCCGGATTCTCGAGCGGGACCTGAAGCTTTCGGCCCTGGCGCTGACGATCCGTCCCACCCAGCCCATCCGCCGGGCGGTTCTGCCCGCCGCCGGATTCGGCACCCGCCTGTTTCCCGCCTCGAAGGCCACCAAGAAGGAGCTCTTTCCGGTCGTCGACCGGGACGGGATCGCCAAGCCCGCCATCCTCTACGCCGTCCAGGAGGCGCTCGACGCCGGGATCGAGGAGATCATCGTCATCGTCCAGCCCGACGACCTTGACGATTTCCGAGCCTTTTTCAACGACCCGGTCTCGGTCGAGAACTTCAACAAACTGCCGCGGCACTTCCAGGAGTACTCCGGCCGGATCCTCGACATCGGCAAGCGGGTCACCTTCGTGGTCCAGAAGAACCAGGAGGGCTTCGGGCATGCGATCCACTGCGCCCGCGAGGCCGTCGGCGGCGAGCCCTTCCTGCTGATGCTCAGCGACCACCTCTACCGCTCCGCCGGCGAAAAAACCTGCGCCACCCAGCTGATCGAGGCCTACCAGCGCTACGGGACCAACATCCTCGGCCTGCGCAGCACGCCCGAGGAGCGGATCGCTAATTACGGCACCGTCGGCGGCGTGTGGATCGAGGACGACCGGGTGCTCAACATCAGCGAGTTCGCCGAAAAGCCGACCGTCGATTACGCCCGCACCAACCTGCGCGCGCCGGGAATGCCCGAAGGCGAATACCTCACCGTCTTCGGCCTCTACATCGTCAAGCCGGGAATCTTCGAGATCCTCGAGGACCACATCCGCAACAACGTCCGCGAACGGGGCGAGTTCCAGCTCACCTCGGCGCTGGACCGGCTGCGCCGCGAGGACGGGTTTTACGGCCTGATCATGGACGGCACGCGCTTCGACATCGGCCTGCCGGACGCGTATTTGGAGAGTCTGGCGGCGTTCCGGCGGGGATGA
- a CDS encoding F0F1 ATP synthase subunit beta: MGYEKEGYAHARPKGFRERSRFGQTRRRRAVRSCARGFRDGGGSAGAPKGGAVTDFAEEIQGQEEAQGAVVRVAGVVVDVEFPSGNLPGIHNALHVESPKHHGLVLEVQEHLNAYTVRTIAMSNTSGLQRRVPVLDTGTPIRVPTGRATLGRLFNVLGHPIDGNPRFKHAALQSIHAGSPPLQERRISDEVIVTGIKAIDLLTPYPRGGKVGLFGGAGVGKTLLMIELMRHTIREHSGIVVFAGVGERSREGNDLWLQMKESGVLESTILVFGQMNEPPGARMRVPLTALTMAEFFRDREHRPILFFLDNIYRYVQAGAEVSALLGRLPSDAGYQPTLDSEMGRLQERIATTGRGSITAIQAVYVPADDITDPGVRATFSHLDASTVLSRRLAAQGLYPAIDPLESNSSLLTPAAVGERHYRIASDVIATLARYEELQDVIAILGLEELSDEDRRTVYRARRTQRFLTQPFFVSEPYTGIAGQFVPLEETLRGFEEILGGFHDRRPEQHFYMAGTIDEVTEKSRTEEGGAVP, encoded by the coding sequence ATGGGTTACGAAAAGGAGGGATACGCTCATGCCAGGCCGAAAGGCTTCCGGGAACGATCTCGTTTTGGACAAACACGCCGCCGGCGCGCGGTTCGATCCTGCGCGCGCGGGTTCAGGGATGGCGGGGGGAGTGCGGGAGCCCCGAAAGGCGGCGCGGTGACGGATTTCGCCGAGGAAATCCAGGGGCAGGAAGAAGCACAGGGTGCCGTGGTCCGTGTGGCCGGGGTGGTGGTCGACGTCGAATTTCCCTCCGGCAACCTCCCCGGGATTCACAACGCCCTGCACGTCGAATCCCCGAAGCATCACGGCCTGGTGCTGGAAGTCCAGGAGCACCTCAACGCGTACACCGTGCGCACCATCGCGATGAGCAACACCAGCGGCCTGCAGCGCCGCGTTCCGGTGTTGGATACCGGCACACCGATCCGAGTGCCGACCGGCCGTGCAACCCTGGGGCGGCTGTTCAACGTGCTGGGCCATCCGATCGACGGCAATCCCCGCTTTAAGCACGCCGCCCTGCAATCGATCCACGCCGGCTCGCCCCCCCTGCAGGAGCGGCGGATTTCCGACGAGGTGATCGTCACCGGAATCAAAGCGATCGACCTGTTGACGCCCTACCCGCGCGGCGGAAAGGTCGGCCTGTTCGGCGGGGCGGGGGTTGGCAAGACCCTGCTGATGATCGAGCTGATGCGGCACACCATCCGCGAGCATTCGGGGATCGTGGTGTTCGCCGGGGTGGGCGAGCGCAGCCGCGAGGGCAACGACTTGTGGCTGCAGATGAAGGAAAGCGGCGTGCTCGAGAGCACCATTCTGGTGTTCGGGCAGATGAACGAGCCGCCCGGGGCGCGGATGCGCGTGCCGCTGACGGCGCTGACCATGGCGGAATTTTTCCGCGACCGCGAACACCGGCCGATTCTGTTTTTCCTCGACAACATCTACCGCTACGTCCAGGCCGGAGCCGAGGTCTCCGCCCTGCTGGGGCGGCTGCCCAGCGACGCGGGATACCAGCCCACGCTCGACAGCGAAATGGGCAGGCTGCAGGAGCGGATCGCCACCACCGGGCGGGGCAGCATCACCGCCATCCAGGCCGTCTACGTTCCGGCTGACGACATCACCGACCCCGGCGTGCGCGCCACCTTCTCCCATTTGGACGCCTCCACCGTGCTCTCGCGCCGGCTGGCGGCCCAGGGTCTCTATCCGGCGATCGACCCGCTCGAATCCAACAGCAGCCTGCTGACCCCCGCGGCGGTCGGCGAGCGCCACTACCGGATCGCCTCGGACGTGATCGCCACCCTCGCGCGCTACGAGGAGTTGCAGGACGTGATCGCCATCCTCGGGCTCGAGGAACTTTCCGATGAGGACCGCCGGACCGTCTACCGCGCCCGGCGGACCCAACGCTTTCTCACCCAACCCTTCTTTGTCTCGGAGCCGTACACCGGGATTGCGGGCCAATTCGTGCCGCTGGAGGAGACCCTGCGCGGATTCGAGGAAATCCTCGGGGGGTTTCACGACCGCCGGCCGGAGCAGCATTTCTACATGGCCGGGACGATCGACGAAGTGACGGAGAAAAGCCGCACGGAGGAGGGAGGTGCCGTCCCATGA
- a CDS encoding AtpZ/AtpI family protein has protein sequence MPRKDDAGFWAGLWREALLATTLGWELAIPIFGGVLIGYGLDRWLGEGHTFTIGLLLAGVFVSYYNLWRFIKRLDRKSNPEENQPEEEGEAQAWNGEEGNKEG, from the coding sequence ATGCCGCGCAAGGATGACGCCGGCTTCTGGGCGGGCCTGTGGCGCGAGGCTCTGCTGGCGACGACCCTCGGATGGGAGCTGGCGATCCCGATCTTCGGCGGCGTGCTGATCGGATACGGACTCGACCGCTGGCTGGGGGAAGGGCACACGTTCACGATCGGCCTGCTGCTGGCGGGGGTGTTCGTCAGCTATTATAACCTTTGGCGGTTCATCAAGCGCTTGGACCGCAAATCGAATCCGGAGGAAAACCAGCCGGAGGAAGAGGGGGAGGCGCAAGCTTGGAACGGGGAAGAGGGAAACAAGGAGGGATGA
- the atpB gene encoding F0F1 ATP synthase subunit A, which yields MEDVLPKVVFTVFGLPVRDTVVATWAMILLVLLAAAFINRRKPTALEMLVDFLADLISGILGRPAAPYLPLLGSLAIFIAVANVIGFIPFLLSPTRDINTPLALALVVFLSVHFFGIRSKGLVRYLKDMASPIYLLPLEIIGQLSRTLSLTLRLFGNIFSAELILVIVIALAPLFVPLPLAGLGIFTGLLQAYIFTALAAVYIGAGVEAVAEGKRKEKG from the coding sequence ATGGAAGACGTGCTTCCCAAAGTCGTCTTCACGGTTTTCGGCCTGCCCGTCCGGGATACGGTGGTGGCGACGTGGGCGATGATCCTGCTGGTGCTGCTGGCCGCGGCGTTCATCAACCGCCGCAAGCCGACCGCGCTGGAGATGCTGGTGGATTTTCTCGCCGACCTGATCAGCGGGATCCTCGGGCGCCCGGCCGCGCCCTATCTGCCCCTGCTCGGCTCACTGGCGATCTTCATCGCGGTGGCCAACGTGATCGGCTTCATCCCGTTCCTGCTCTCCCCCACCCGCGACATCAACACGCCGTTGGCGCTGGCGCTGGTGGTGTTCCTCTCCGTGCACTTTTTCGGCATCCGTTCGAAGGGGCTGGTGCGGTACCTGAAGGACATGGCCTCGCCGATCTACCTGCTGCCGCTGGAGATCATCGGCCAGTTGAGCCGCACGCTCTCGCTCACCCTGCGGCTGTTCGGCAACATCTTCAGCGCGGAATTGATCCTGGTGATCGTCATCGCGCTGGCGCCGCTGTTTGTCCCGCTGCCGCTGGCCGGATTGGGGATCTTCACCGGCCTGCTGCAGGCCTATATTTTCACCGCGCTGGCGGCGGTCTACATCGGCGCCGGGGTGGAAGCCGTCGCCGAAGGAAAACGAAAGGAAAAAGGATAA
- the atpE gene encoding ATP synthase F0 subunit C translates to MAEMDPNTLVLVVTIIIAGAGIVLGTAIPALAEGRAVEKALDNMARQPSISRDIRTTLLISMALLESTAIYVLLVMLILIFANPLVDRLL, encoded by the coding sequence ATGGCAGAAATGGATCCGAACACCCTGGTACTCGTCGTCACCATCATCATCGCCGGAGCGGGGATCGTCCTCGGAACGGCCATTCCGGCCCTGGCGGAGGGGCGCGCCGTGGAGAAGGCCCTCGACAACATGGCCCGCCAGCCGTCCATCTCGCGAGACATCCGCACCACCCTGCTGATCTCCATGGCGCTTTTGGAATCCACGGCGATCTACGTCCTGCTGGTCATGCTGATCCTGATCTTCGCCAATCCGCTGGTCGATCGGCTGTTGTAA
- a CDS encoding F0F1 ATP synthase subunit delta yields MLDLDLTTIVLEILNFLALTVGLYYLLFRPVMRRVEARAQEKARVEREMKRALQEAEEHKAELERRLGRVDEEVDRLMDEARERIERERSQMLEEIRAEAEQARDDAEADILRHHKQELKEFNQYVLDTLIALSGELIEKAAPAEVHDRLVQETNDYVWKLGKEQAHEVEALRRSLGDRTPTVHISSARALSPDQQRMLAKTFSALTDRNVNFEIETDSKLYGGVRVRVGDMLFDNSIAAQLERIRSETQSGLQAMTPDD; encoded by the coding sequence ATGCTGGATCTGGACCTGACCACCATCGTGCTGGAGATCCTGAACTTCCTGGCGCTCACCGTCGGGTTGTATTACCTGCTCTTCCGGCCGGTGATGCGGCGGGTGGAGGCCCGGGCGCAGGAGAAGGCCCGCGTGGAACGCGAGATGAAGCGCGCCCTGCAGGAGGCGGAAGAGCACAAGGCGGAGCTGGAACGCCGGCTGGGGCGGGTGGACGAAGAGGTGGACCGGCTGATGGACGAAGCCCGCGAGCGGATCGAACGCGAGCGCAGCCAGATGCTGGAGGAGATCCGGGCCGAGGCCGAGCAGGCCCGCGACGACGCGGAAGCCGATATCCTGCGGCATCACAAGCAGGAACTCAAGGAGTTCAACCAGTACGTGCTCGACACCCTGATCGCGCTCAGCGGCGAATTGATCGAAAAAGCCGCGCCGGCCGAAGTCCACGACCGGCTGGTGCAGGAAACCAACGACTACGTCTGGAAGCTCGGCAAGGAGCAGGCCCACGAAGTGGAGGCCCTGCGCCGTTCGCTGGGCGACCGCACGCCCACCGTGCACATCTCTTCGGCCCGGGCGCTCTCCCCCGACCAGCAGCGGATGCTGGCCAAGACCTTCAGCGCCTTGACGGACCGCAACGTCAACTTCGAAATCGAAACCGATTCCAAGCTCTACGGCGGGGTCCGGGTGCGGGTGGGCGACATGCTGTTCGACAATTCCATCGCCGCCCAACTGGAACGGATCCGCTCCGAAACCCAAAGCGGCCTGCAAGCGATGACGCCCGATGACTGA